A single genomic interval of Peromyscus leucopus breed LL Stock chromosome 7, UCI_PerLeu_2.1, whole genome shotgun sequence harbors:
- the Tmed3 gene encoding transmembrane emp24 domain-containing protein 3 produces the protein MGSEAPRASSFQMLLLLFLLLLRAERLRGAELTFELPDNAKQCFHEEVEQGVKFSLDYQVITGGHYDVDCYVEDPVGNIIYRETKKQYDSFTYRTEVKGVYQFCFSNEFSTFSHKTVYFDFQVGDEPPILPDMGNRVTALTQMESACVTIHEALKTVIDSQTHYRLREAQDRARAEDLNSRVSYWSVGETIALFVVSFSQVLLLKSFFTEKRPMNRAVHS, from the exons ATGGGCAGCGAGGCCCCTCGCGCTTCATCCTtccagatgctgctgctgctgtttctgctcCTGCTCCGGGCCGAGCGACTGCGGGGCGCTGAGCTCACCTTCGAGCTGCCGGACAACGCCAAGCAGTGTTTCCACGAAGAGGTGGAGCAGGGCGTGAAGTTCTCTCTGGATTACCAG GTTATCACTGGAGGCCACTATGATGTGGACTGCTATGTGGAGGACCCCGTGGGAAACATCATCTACAGGGAGACCAAGAAGCAGTATGACAGCTTCACGTACAGGACGGAGGTCAAGGGCGTTTATCAGTTCTGCTTCAGTAATGAATTTTCCACCTTCTCTCACAAGACTGTCTACTTTGACTTTCAAGTGGGTGATGAGCCCCCCATTCTCCCAGACATGGGGAATAGGGTCACAGCTCTCACCCAG ATGGAATCTGCCTGTGTAACTATTCATGAGGCTCTGAAGACTGTGATCGACTCCCAGACACATTATCGTCTGCGAGAGGCCCAGGACCGAGCCAGAGCTGAAGACCTTAATAGTCGAGTGTCTTACTGGTCTGTTGGAGAGACTATTGCCCTGTTTGTGGTCAGCTTCAGCCAGGTGCTACTGCTGAAAAGCTTCTTCACAGAAAAACGGCCCATGAACAGAGCGGTCCACTCCTAG